A single region of the Actinoplanes sp. SE50/110 genome encodes:
- a CDS encoding alpha/beta hydrolase: MTTVLLIHGGLGEDMNADRFWHRPGVVTALRRHGVDVVAPDRLRRPTDWTAEADHLTTLLPGHPVTVVAGSNGCSAAVRLALAAPGRVARLLLAWPATAGDPRVDHHDRRGLTDRGTDPAVIDSMLTGQTLRGVTDDELAAVTAPVGVLASIPANPFHQRRTVDALMVILPTAVELPGCPEPPHPAFPAHAGRFVHTVVEFGNLSGAARS; the protein is encoded by the coding sequence ATGACCACGGTTCTCCTCATCCACGGCGGCCTCGGCGAGGACATGAACGCCGACCGCTTCTGGCACCGGCCCGGCGTCGTCACCGCCCTGCGACGCCACGGCGTCGACGTCGTCGCCCCCGACCGCCTCCGCCGGCCGACCGACTGGACCGCCGAGGCCGACCACCTGACCACCCTGCTGCCCGGCCACCCGGTCACCGTCGTCGCCGGCTCCAACGGCTGCTCCGCCGCCGTCCGCCTCGCCCTCGCCGCCCCGGGCCGCGTCGCACGGCTCCTGCTGGCCTGGCCCGCGACGGCCGGTGACCCCCGGGTCGACCACCATGACCGCCGCGGCCTCACCGACCGCGGCACGGACCCGGCCGTCATCGACAGCATGCTGACCGGTCAGACCCTCCGCGGCGTCACCGACGACGAGCTCGCGGCCGTCACCGCGCCGGTCGGCGTGCTGGCGTCGATCCCCGCCAATCCGTTCCACCAGCGCCGCACGGTCGACGCCCTGATGGTCATCCTGCCGACGGCAGTCGAACTGCCCGGCTGCCCGGAACCACCCCACCCGGCCTTCCCCGCCCACGCCGGCCGCTTCGTCCACACCGTCGTCGAGTTCGGCAACCTTTCGGGAGCCGCGCGGAGCTGA